Part of the Streptomyces sp. NBC_00457 genome, CCGAACATCGAGTAGAAGATGTAGAACGGGATCATCGTCTCGCCGTGCGTGGAGTACGACGTCGACGCGGCGATGAAGTCGGCCATCGAACCGGCCTCGGTGATCCCCTCGTTGAGGATCTGGCCGTTCTTGGCCTCCTTGTAGTACATCAGCTGGTCACGGTCGACCGGCTCGTACGTCTGGCCCTTGGGGGAGTAGATCCCGAGCGACGGGAACAGCGACTCCATGCCGAAGGTGCGCGCCTCGTCCGGGACGATCGGCACCCAGCGCTTGCCAGTCTCCTTGTCGCGGACCAGGTCCTTGACGAGCCGGACGAAGGCCATGGTGGTGGCCACGTTCTGCGAGCCGGAGCCCTTGTCGAAGGAGGTGAAGGCCTTCTCGGCGGGCGCGGGCAGCGGGGCGACGGCGTGCGTACGGCGGGCCGGGGCCGGACCGCCGAGGGCGGCGCGGCGCTCCTGGAGGTAGCGGACCTCGGGGGAGTCGGTGCCCGGGTGGCCGTAAGGCACCACACCGTCGACGAAGTCGCTGTCCTTGATGGGGAGTTCGAGCAGGTCACGCATCTGCTTGAACTCGTCCACCGTCAGCTTCTTCATCTGGTGGTTGGCGTTCTTCGACGCGAAGCCCGCACCGAGGGTGTGGCCCTTGACCGTCTGCGCCAGGATCACCGTCGGCGCGCCCTTGTGCTCGACGGCGGCCTTGTACGCGGCGTACACCTTGCGCGCCTCGTGACCACCGCGGGAGAGGTGGAAGAGCTCCAGGATCTTGTCGTCGCTCAGCAGCTTCGCCAGCTCGGCGAGCGCCGGGTCGGCGCCGAAGAAGTCCTGGCGGATATAGGCGGCGTCACGGGTCTGGTACGTCTGCACCTGCGCGTCCGGTACCTCGCGCAGCCGTCGTACCAGCGCGCCGGTGGTGTCGAGCTGGAACAGCTCGTCCCAGGCCGTACCCCACAGCGTCTTGACGACGTTCCAGCCGGCGCCGCGGAACTGGGCCTCCAGCTCCTGCACGATCTTGAAGTTGGCGCGCACCGGGCCGTCGAGGCGCTGCAGGTTGCAGTTGATGACGAAGGTGAGGTTGTCCAGCTCCTCACGCGCGGCGAGCGCGAGGGCCGCCGTCGACTCGGGCTCGTCCATCTCGCCGTCACCGAGGAACGCCCAGACGTGGGACGCCGAGACGTCCTTGATGGAGCGGTTGGTGAGGTAGCGGTTGAAGCGCGCCTGGTAGATGGCGGAGAGCGGGCCAAGGCCCATCGACACCGTCGGGAACTCCCACAGCCAGGGCAGCCGGCGCGGGTGCGGGTACGACGGGAGGCCGCTGCCGCCCGACTCGCGGCGGAAGTTGTCGAGATGGTGCTCGGTCAGCCGGCCGTCGAGGAAGGCGCGGGCGTAGATGCCGGGGGAGGCGTGGCCCTGGATGTAGAGCTGGTCGCCGGAGCCGTCGGCCTCCTTGCCCTTGAAGAAGTGGTTGAAGCCGGTCTCGTAGAGCCAGGCCGCGGAGGCGAAGGTGGCGATGTGGCCGCCTACGCCGTATTTGCTGCCCCGGGTCACCATCGCGGCCGCGTTCCAGCGGTTCCAGGCGGTGATCCGGGTCTCCATCGCCTCGTCACCCGGTACGGCGGGCTCGGCGGCGGTGGGGATGGTGTTGACGTAGTCGGTCTCGAGGAGCTTCGGCAGCGCGATGCCGTTGCCCTCCGCCCGCTCCAGGGTGCGGCGCATCAGATACGCGGCACGGTGCGGCCCGGCAGCCTTGGTGACGGCGTCCAGGGAGGCCCGCCATTCGGCGGTCTCCTCCGGGTCGCGGTCGGGGAGCTGGTCGAGCTCGCTCGGCTGGATGGCGTTGGGGTCGGTCATGTCGCCGCCTTCCTCAGTCGAAGGGGGGTGCCCTTGTCTTTGGCAGGACAGGGCGTGGGGCCTCTGTAGAAGCCCGTCGTGACTCTAACTCCCTGATCGATGATCGATCAAAGGGTTGAGAGGCAAAACATCTTGATCACGAGAAAGTCGGCACGGGGTGTCTTCGGCGAAGGCACGGAGTGCCGAGGTCTAGTAGAGTTTTCGCAGGTCGGGCCGCACTTGAGCGCCGGTGGACTCAGGCTCGCGGCGCGCATCCCAGCACATGCGCCTTCACGATCTCGGCGATCCGCGGGTCCCGGCGCCGGAACGCCTGCACCAGTTCCTCGTGCTCCTCCGCGTACGACTGCTGCACCGTCCCCAGCCACCGGATCGACAGCGCCGTGAAGACCTCGATGCCGAGCCCTTCCCAGGTGTGCAGCAGCACCGAGTTGCCGGCCGCCCGCACCAGCTCGCGATGGAAGCCGACCGTGTGCCGTACCTGCGCCGTGCCGTCCGACGCGGCGTCGGCGTCGTACAGGGCGGCGACGTGCGGCTCCAGGGCCGAGCAGTCCCGCGCCAGCCGCTCCGCCGCCAGCTCGGCCGCGATCGCCTCCAGGCCGGCCCGGACCGGGTAGCTCTCCTCCAGGTCGGCGGCGGTCAGATTCCGCACCCGTACGCCCTTGTTGGGCGCCGACTCGATCAGCCGCAGCGACTCCAGCTCGCGCAGCGCCTCCCGTACGGGGGTCTGGCTGACCTCCAGCTCGGTCGCGATCCGTCGCTCCACGATCCGCTCGCCCGGCTTCCAGCGTCCGCTGACGATCCCCTCCACGATGTGCTCGCGGATCTGTTCGCGCAGCGAGTGGATGACGGGGGCTGTCATGAGGGCTCCTTAGGGCTTTGACGTTTAGACAATAAGGCCACCAGCCGGTTCGGGAAGGGCGCACGGGGGCGCTTCCATGCAGGTGAGAGGAGAGTTACACGCCTAGTAGCTCGGGGGTTCTGTCGTCGGGCGGCTGCGGGTTGTCTGTGGTTGCTCGCGCAGTTCCCCGCGCCCCTAAGGGCGATGCCCTCGCCCGGAGATTCCGGGCGAGGGCATCGATGTGTACTGATGGGCGGCGTTTACAGGCCGAGCTCGACCTCGAACTCGCCTGCCTCCAGGATCGCCTTGACCGCCGTCAGGTAACGGGCCGCGTCGGCGCCGTCGACCAGGCGGTGGTCGTAGGAGAGGGTCAGGTAGGTCATGTCGCGGACGGCGATGACCGTGCCCTCCTCCGTCTCGAGGACGGCCGGGCGCTTGACCGTGGCGCCGATGCCGAGGATCGCGACCTGGCCCGGCGGCACGATGATCGTGTCGAAGAGCGCCCCGCGCGAACCGGTGTTGGAGATGGTGAAGGTCGCGCCCGACAGCTCGTCCGGCGTGATCTTGCTGGCCCGGACCTTGCCCGCCAGATCGGCCGTGGCCTTGGCGATACCGGCGAGGTTGAGGTCACCGGCATTCTTGATGACCGGGGTCATCAGGCCCTTCTCGGAGTCCACCGCGATACCGATGTTCTCGGTGTCGAAGTAGGTGATCGTGCCCTCTTCGACGTTGATCCGGGCGTTGACGGGCGCGTGCGCCTTCAGCGCCTGGGCCGCGGCCTTGACGAAGAACGGCATCGGGGAGAGCTTGACGCCCTCGCGCGCCGCGAACGCGTCCTTGGCCCGGCCGCGCAGCTTCATCAGCCGCGTGACGTCGACCTCGACGACCGAGGACAGCTGCGCCTGCTCGTGCAGCGCCTTGACCATGTTGTCGCCGATGACCTTGCGGATGCGCGGCATCTTGACGGTCTGGCCACGCAGGGGGGAGACCTCCAGCGCCGGGGCCTTCTTCGCGGCGGCCGGAGCAGCCGCGGCGGGGGCCGGGGCAGCGGCGGCGGCCTTCGCGGCCTCGGCGGCGGCGACGACGTCCTGCTTGCGGATACGGCCGCCGACGCCGGTGCCCTTGACGGTGGCCAGGTCGACGCCGTTCTCGGCGGCGAGCTTGCGCACCAGCGGGGTGACGTAGGCGCCCTCGTCGGTGGCCTGCGCGGCGGGAGCCGGAGCGGCCGGGGCCGGGGTGACCGGGGCGGGGGTGGGCGTCGGCGTGGGAGCCGGAGCGGCGGGGGCGACCGGAGCCGGGGCGGCAGCGGCGGGCGCGGCCGGAGCTGCGGGGGCAGCCGGAGCCGCGGGCGCGGCCGGAGCCGGGGCAGCGGCGGCGGGAGCCGGAGCCGCCGGGGCCGGGGCTGCCGCCGGAGCGGCACCCGCGACGCCGATGACGGCCAGCTTGGCGCCGACCTCGGCCGTCTCGTCCTCGCCGACCACGATCTCCAGCAGCGTGCCGGAGGTGGGCGCCGGGATCTCGGTGTCGACCTTGTCCGTCGACACCTCGAGCAGCGGCTCGTCGGCCTCGACGCTGTCACCGACCGACTTCAGCCAGCGGGTGACCGTGCCCTCGGTGACGGACTCGCCGAGCGCGGGCAGGACGACGTCCGTGCCCTCGGCGGAGCCGCCGCCGGCGGCGGCCTCGGCGGTGGGAGCGGGGGCCGGAGCGGCCTGCTCGGTGGACGGGGCAGCGGCGGCCGGGGCGGGCTCGGGAGCCGCGGCGGGCTCGGGCTCGGGCTCGGCGGCCGGGGCAGGGGCGGCAGCGGGAGCGCCCGTGCCGTCGTCGATGACAGCCAGCTCGGCGCCGACCTCGACCGTCTCGTCCTCGGCGACCTTGATGGAGGCCAGGACGCCGGCGGCGGGGGAGGGGATCTCGGTGTCGACCTTGTCGGTGGAGACCTCGAGCAGCGGCTCGTCGGCCTCGACGCGCTCACCCTCGGCCTTCAGCCAGCGAGTGACAGTGCCCTCGGTGACGCTCTCGCCGAGCGCCGGAAGGGTTACGGAAACCGCCATGGTTTCGGTTGCTCCTTACGAATTGCGGAAGTCTGAGTCGTCGCTTCGTCGACCGAGGGTCAGTCGTGCGAGTGGAGCGGCTTGCCGGCCAGGGCCAGGTGGGCCTCGCCGAGCGCCTCGTTCTGCGTCGGGTGGGCGTGGATGAGCTGGGCGACCTCGGCAGGCAGCGCCTCCCAGTTGTAGATCAGCTGGGCTTCGCCGACCTGCTCGCCCATACGGTCGCCGACCATGTGGACGCCGACCACCGCACCGTCCTTGACCTGGACGAGCTTGATCTCGCCCGCGGTGTTCAGGATCTTGCTCTTGCCGTTGCCCGCGAGGTTGTACTTCAGAGCGACGACCTTGTCCGCGCCGTAGATCTCCTTGGCCTTGGCCTCGGTGATGCCGACGGAGGCGACCTCCGGGTGGCAGTACGTCACCCGCGGGACACCGTCGTAGTCGATCGGAACGGTCTTCAGACCGGCCAGACGCTCCGCCACCAGGATGCCCTCGGCGAAGCCGACGTGCGCGAGCTGGAGCGTCGGAACCAGGTCGCCGACGGCGGAGATGGTCGGGACGTTGGTGCGCATGTACTCGTCGACGAGGACGTAGCCGCGGTCCATGGCGACGCCCTGCTCCTCGTAGCCGAGACCGGCGGAGACCGGGCCGCGGCCGACGGCGACGAGCAGGACCTCGGCCTCGAACTCCTTGCCGTCGGCGAGGGTGACCTTGACACCGTTCGCGGTGTACTCGGCCTTCGAGAAGAAGGTGCCCAGGTTGAACTTGATGCCGCGCTTGCGGAACGCGCGCTCAAGAAGCTTGGAGGAGTTCTCGTCCTCGACCGGGACGAGGTGCTTGAGGCCCTCGATGACGGTGACGTCGGAGCCGAAGGACTTCCAGGCGGAGGCGAACTCGACGCCGATGACACCGCCGCCCAGGATGATCGCGGACTGCGGCACGCGGTCCAGGACGAGGGCGTGGTCGGAGGAGATGATGCGGTTGCCGTCGATCTCCAGGCCCGGCAGCGACTTCGGCACGGAGCCGGTCGCGAGGAGCACGTGGCGGCCCTGGACGCGGCGGCCGTTGACGTCGACGGAGGTGGGGGAGGAGAGCCGCCCCTCACCCTCGATGTAGGTGACCTTCCGCGAGGCGACGAGCCCCTGGAGCCCCTTGTACAGACCGGCGATCACGCCGTCCTTGTACTTGTGGACTCCGGCGATGTCGATGCCCTCGAACGTGGCCTTCACACCGAACTGCTCGCTCTCGCGGGCCTGGTCGGCGATCTCGCCCGCGTGCAGCAGGGCCTTGGTGGGAATGCAACCCCGGTGCAGGCAGGTACCGCCGACCTTGTCCTTCTCGATCAGGGCGACGTCCAGGCCCAGCTGCGCCCCGCGCAGCGCCGCGGCGTAACCACCGCTACCACCGCCGAGGATCACTAGGTCGAAAACGGTGCTGGCGTCGTTCGCCACGTCACGTCCTCCATGCATGTGCGCCGTACGCCGGTCTGCGGTGACCGGCAGGCGGCTGGTGTCCGGCCGCTACTCTTCGGCCCTTCGGTGGGGCCCTGTCCTGCCGTGCCCCATCTTCGCACTTGTCCGTGCAAGAAGAGACGCCGGGCCGGTGTGTGAGACGTCCCACGCTGACTGATGACGTCCTGAAGGGCAGCGGACGGTAGGGGCGCGGGGAACTGCGCGATCAGCCCCCACACGCCCGCAGCCGCCACACGACAAAGCGAACCGAGCTCTCAGGCGACCGTCACCCGAGATCCCCCGCAGCCGTCAGCTCCGCCAGCCGCACCAACGTCCGCACAGCCGACCCCGTACCACCCTTCGGCGTGTACCCGAAGGGCCCTTGCTCATTGAAGGCCGGCCCCGCGATGTCGATGTGCGCCCAGGTGATCCCCTCACCCACGAACTCCCGCAGGAAGAGCCCGGCGACGAGCCCACCCCCCATCCGCTCACCCATGTTCGCGATGTCAGCGGTAGGAGAGTCCATCCCCTTACGCAGGTGATCCGGCAACGGCATCGGCCAGGACGCCTCCCCGACCTCCTCCGCGGCCTCGACGACCGCCGTACGAAACGCCTCGTCATTGGCCATGACCCCGAACGTCCGGTTCCCCAGCGCCAGCACCATCGCCCCGGTCAGCGTCGCCACGTCGACAAGCGCGTCCGGCTTCTCCTCGGACGCGGCCCACAGCGCGTCCGCGAGCACCAACCGCCCCTCCGCGTCGGTGTTGAGCACCTCCACGGTCTTGCCGCTGTACATCCGCAGCACATCACCCGGCCGCGTCGCCGTGCCCGACGGCATGTTCTCCGCCAGCGCCAGCCAGCCGGTGACATTGACCTCGAGCCCGAGGCGCGCGGCGGCGACGACGGCGCCGAAGACGGCCGCCGCACCGCTCATGTCGCACTTCATCGTCTCGTTGTGCCCGGCGGGCTTCAGCGAGATGCCGCCCGAGTCGTACGTGATGCCCTTGCCGACGAACGCGAGGTGCTTCTTCGCCTTGGCGTGCGTGTACGACAGCTTGACCAGCCGGGGACCGGCGGCCGACCCCACGCCGACGCCCAGGATGCCGCCGTAGCCACCCTTCTCCAGGGCCTTCACGTCGAGCACCTGCGCCTTGATGCCGTGCTCCTTGGCCGCGGTCTGGGCGACGGCGGCGAAGGACTCCGGGTTGAGGTCGTTCGGCGGGGTGTTGATCAGGTCGCGGGCGCGGTTCAGCTCCTCGGAGACGGCGGTGGCGCGCTCGACGGCCGCCTTGTACGCCTTGTCGCGGGGCTTGCCGCCGAGCAGGGCGACCTCGGCGAGCGGCGCCTTGCCGTTCTTCGCATCCTTGCCGCTCTTGCCGTTCTCCTTGTACGTGTCGAAGGAGTACGCGCCAAGGAGCGCGCCCTCCGCGACGGCACCGGCGTCGGCGGCGTCCGTGAGCGGCAGGGCGAAGGCGGCCTTCTTGGAGCCGGCCAGGGCGCGGGCGGCCGTACCGGCGGCCTTGCGCAGCGTCTCGCCGTCGAACTGGGCGTCCTTCTCCGGCTCGGCGCCCAGGCCGACCGCCACCACGAGCGGTGCCTTGAAGCCCGACGGCGCGGGGAGCTTCGTCACCTCGCCCTCGGCACCGGAGGCACCGAGGGTCTCCAGGACGCCGGCGAGCCTGCCGTCGTAAGCCTTGTCCACGGCCTCGGCGCCCGGTGCGACGACGGGTCCCTTGGCGCCCTTGGCGACACCGATCACGATCGCGTCGGCCCGCAGGCCGGGCGCCGCGGCGGTGCTGAGAGTGAGAGCAGTCACGGTGGTGATATCTCGCTTCCGATGTGAAGTTGCTGTGGCCGATGGGAGTGGGTCGACCGGGCCCGTCGGCCGACCCTAGACCTGGCCTGAGGGTTGGACTCGTCCGGGGCCTTCCCCCTGTCGGCGAACACCCGGGACCGAGCCTACGCGCGTATGAGCGTTCGCTCTGCCGCGGGCGTTCACCCGGTGGTGGCGTCATGGCAACTTCCGGATGCTCACCACCCGTGGGGCGCGTTGCTGTACGTGCCGACGGCCGGCTGAGGCGTCCCTGACGTGCCGAGCCCGAGGCCCGTGACCTCCGTGCCGGCCAGCCGGTCGGCGAGGGAGCGGCAGTTGGTGCCGAGGACCGGCAGGGCGTTGCAGAAGAAGACGGCGACGGCGAGGGCCCACACCAGCATGGAGAGCATGAACTGGCCCTCGATCAGCAGGACGCAGGCGAGCGCGTAGACGACGACGTCCGCCGTGGTGGTGACCGCGGCCCGCAGTGCGGCCCGGCGTCCCGCGCGCGGGGTGACCTTCAGCCCCGTCAGGGCCTTGCCGAGGGTGCGGCCGAGGAAGGTCAACGAGGCCCACTGGTACAGGAAGGTGACCACGATCAGCAGCCCGAAGGCCTGCTCGACGTAGAGCACCGACTTGTTCCAGACGGAGAGCCCCAGGTTCTCCGAGGCGTCGATGACGTCGCCGCGTGAGGTCAGCAGGTCGAAGCCGCTGTGCGCGGCGAGTTCCGGTACATCGGTGACGAGCGCGGATATGCGGTGGAAGGTGAGCACGGCGAGCCCGGTGGCCAGTGCGACCACCAGAGCGAAGTCGATGAGCCAGGCCGCGGTACGGCGAAGTTTCGGCATGGACGTCCCCCCGAAGACGGTCACTTGTCGGTTTCGGCGGATGAGATTAGTGGCGGGGCGGGCGCGACCGAAGGGCTGAGCGGGATTTCGAATCATCCCGTGACAGAAATCGAGTCACCCCAGTGACAGAACGACGAGCGCCGCCGTCGCCGCCGTCTCCTCGAGCCCGCCGAAGACATCACCGGTGACCCCGCCGAAGCGGCGGACGCAGTGCCGGAGCAGAAGCTCGGCGGCGCAGAGGGCGAGGGCGACGGCGGCACCCGCCTGGACGAGGCCGTACGCCCCGAAAGCCGCGCCCGCGCCGGCCACCACCCCGGTGACCGCGAGGGCGACCAGCACCGCCCCGCGCACCGGCACGACGCCGGCGACCGCGGCCCCCAGCCCCTCCGGCCGCGCGGCGGGCACCCCGGCCCGCGCGGCGGTCGTGAGCGCCAGCCGGCCGACGGTCGCGGAGACGACGGCGGCGAAGGCACCGCGGGCCCAGGAGCCGTCGTAAGCCTCCGTCAGGGCGGCCACCTGGGCCAGGAGCACGAACACGAGCGTGATCACACCGAACGGCCCGATGTCCGACTGCTTCATGATCCGCAGCGCGTCCTCCGCGGGCTTCCCGCTACCGAGCCCGTCCGCGGTGTCGGCCAGCCCGTCGAGATGCAGCCCCCGGGTGAGCACGGCGGGCACGGCGACGGTGGCGACGGCGGCGAGCAGGGGCGCGGCACCAAGAACCACCAACAGCAACCCGACCCCGGCCGCAGCACCCCCCACGACGACCCCGGCCAACGGAGCACACACCATCCCACCCCGCGCAGCCTCCCGGTCCCACCGCACCACCTTCACAGGCAGCACGGTGAGCGTCCCGAAGGCAAAACGAAGGCCATGAAGGGGCAGGGTCCTGGGCATCCGGGCAGGCTACAGCGGTCAAGCTGCGGGCATTCGTGCCGCCTAGGGCGGCACGGGTGGGCGCAGGCGGCACCCCGCAAGCGCCGGGCTGCGCGACCCACCCCAGCCACCCAGAACGCCGCACCCACACGACACCCACCCCCACACCGGGCAAACTGTCACACATGGGGCAATGGCTGGAGCACAACATCATCGAACCGGGCAAACTCCCCCTGCTCCTCGCCCTGACCGCCTTCGTCGTCACCTTCCTCGTCACCCGCCTCGTCACCCGCCTCATCCGCGCAGGCAAGGGCCCCTTCGGCAACGTCGAGGCCGGCGGCGTGCACATCCATCACGTCGTCCCCGGAGTCGTCCTCACCGTCATCGGCGGCTTCGGCGCGGTAGCCGGCGGCACCCGCGGCTTCGGCTCGGCCCTCGCCGCCGTGGTCTTCGGCATGGGCGCGGGCCTCCTCCTCGACGAGTTCGCGCTGATCCTCCACCTCGACGACGTCTACTGGACGGAAGCGGGCCGCAAGAGCGTGGAGGTCGTGGTGCTGACCGCCGCCCTCGTCGGCCTGGTCCTCGTCGGCTACACCCCCTTCGGCGTCAACGACCTCGACGACGACGAACTGCAGAACCGCTCCACCGTCATCGGCACCGTCCTCACGAACTTCGCCTTCTCGCTGCTCGCCCTGAGCAAGGGCAAGGTCCGCACCGCGATCTTCGGTGCCATCGTCCCGGTCATCGCCGTGGTCGGCACGATCCGCCTGGCCCGCCCCGGTTCCCCCTGGGCCAAGCGCTTCTACCGCCGCCGCCCCCGCGCCCGTGCCAAGTCCCTCCGCCGCGCCTACCGCCACGACCGCCGCTGGGCGGGTCCCAGCCGTCGGCTTCAGGACTTGATCGGCGGCAAACCCGATCCGGTGGAACCGGCCCGCTCCGCCGACCGCCGCTGACGCGCCGCCCGCACGGCACACAGCACCAGCACCCCGGCGATCGCCGCCAGATGCTCCTTGCCGGCCAGGTTCTCCTTCACCAGCACCTCGACCACCATCGCCACGATCACCGCCCCCGCGGTGACGTACGCCCGGTAGCGCCAGCCGAGGAACACGGCGAGCCCCACCACGGCCGCCGACGGTCCCGTGTCCACGACAGACGCGTCCGAGCAGGGCGTTCGGGAGGCGGCCCGAACCGAGCGTGACGCTCACGCGCGCGTGGCAGACCCGCCCGATCCCGATGTGGCCCGGTCCGGCGCCTCCAGAAACCGTTCCTGAGCAGTGAGCGGCGAGACCGCACACCGGCACGCCCCGAACGGTCTTGGGCGCACTGGTCGTCTGCTTTCGCATCCCGGGCGGCGATACGGATCGTGTCCGCGGTCCGAGCCGGGCGGGCGGAGTCCCTGTGCGATCCGGCGGGTACTCGGCCAAGGGCGGCGGGGAGGCCCTGAACCATCGCTCCGGTGGAGCAGGGGCCCCGCTCGCTGGCGCCGCGTCGGCGTCCCAGATCGCATCGCTACGGTAGCCCCGTCGGCGCCGGTCGATGCAACTCCGAAGTCCGATGATCACCTGATCGAGTTAAGCGGCCCTACCGGCGAGGGGGGCGCGGAGAAACCCCTCCGCACGGGCCGCGGCGATGCCGATGCGGGGCAGGCCCGCGCTCTTCTCGAAGAGCAGGAACCTCGGTTCCCAGATCGGCCGGTACTTGGCGTTGGCGCGGTACAACGACTCGATCTGCCACCAGCGCGAGAAGAAGCTGAGCAGCGACCGCCACAGCCTCAGCACCGGTCCGGCGCCGATGCGTCCACCACGTTCGAAGACCGAACGGAATACGGCGAAGTTGAGCGAAACCTGCATGACCTGGATCTCCCGGGCACGATTCAGCAACTCGAGGTTCAGAATCCACGCCGCCCGCTTGCGGCGCCGCATCGTGATCGCCAGGAACACCGTGAACACACCGGACGCGAAACCGGCGGTCAGCAGATATGGCGTGAAGTAGTTCTCCTGGTTGTGCCGCCGCAGGTCCTGCCCCAGGGACACCGACACCGCGCTGAGGAAGTTGACGAACGCGACGACCCGCAAATACCAGACGGCAAAGGCAGCGGCCCGCCGCGAGGCGCTTGCCCCCGTCTTTCCCTACTCGTCCGCCGCCTTCTCAGCTTCCTGGGCCTCTTCGGGCTCCTCGGCCTCCTCCGCCTTCTCCGGCAGTTCCGCCGCCAACGCCGCCGCGGCCTGCACCAGCGGCAGTGCCAGCAGTGCCCCGGCCCCTTCCCCCACCGTCACGCCCTGGTCAAGGAGCGGCTCGAGGGCCATGCGGTCGAGGGCCTTCGCCTGGCCCGGCTCCCCGCTGCTGTGCGCGGCCAGCCACCAGTCCGGTGCCCGGAACGCGATCCGCTGCCCCACCAGCGCACAGGCGGCCGCCACGACCCCGTCCAGGATCACCGGCGTCTTCCGCACCGCGCTCTGCAGCAGAAACCCGGTCATGGCGGCCAGGTCGGCACCGCCCACCGTCGCCAGCAGTTGCAGCTGATCGCCGAGCACGGGCCGGGCCCGCCGCAGCGCATCACGAATCGCCGCGCACTTCCGCATCCACGCGAGGTCGTCGATGGCGAGCCCCCCGCGCCCGGTCACGACCGACGCATCGGTCCCGCACAGCGCGGCGACCAGCACACCCGCCACCGTGGTCCCGCCCACGCTCACATCGCCGAGCACCACCAGATCAGTACCGGAGTCGGCCTCTTCGTCGGCCACCGCGACCCCCGCCAGGAACGCGGCCTCGGCCTCCTCCGCCGTCAGCGCGTCCTCGACGTCGATCCGTCCGCTGCCCCGCCGTACCCGATGCCGTACGACCTCGTCGGGCAGCGTCTCCGGGTCGCAGTCCAGCGCCATGTCCACGACCCGCACGGGCACGCCCAGCCGCCGGGCGAGGACGGAGACGGGCCGGCCGCCCTCCAGGACCTCACGCACCAGTGCTCCGGCGCTGCCCGCGGGCCGCGCGGAGACACCCAGTCCGGCGACGCCGTGGTCGCCGGCGAACAGCATCACCCGCGGTTGTTCGATCGGCCGCACCGGCACGGCGCTCTGCGCCGCCGCCAGCCACTCACCCAGGTCGTCGAGGCGCCCCAGCGCTCCGGGCGGCACGATCTGACGCTCCCTGCGCGCCTCCGCATCGCGGCGCACCCCGCCGTCGGGGCGCTCGATCAGATCGGTGAAGTCGTCGAGATTAAGCGAGCTCATTCGCCGAACAGTACCGGCCCCGATCGAACGGACCGGCGCCACATCGCCACCACGCGCACACGACGTCATTGCGCCCAAGATCGCGATCCCATACGTTCCGTTTTGCAGTGGAATGTCGTACGTCCTCAGGGGAGCCGCCCATGCCACCCGCACGCCGCGACGACTGCCCATGGTGCGGTTCGAAACTGCTCCGCGCCCGTACGAGAACCGTGGACGAGTGCCAGGACTGCGCGCACGTGTTCCAGAACCCCCAACGCCCGGTCGAGGAGAGGTTGTTGGAGGAACACGTCAAGCCCTGTTCCGCGACCCGCCGCCAACACCTCCTCACCGCCCGCGCGATGCTGCGCCTGAGGCCCGAGCCGGAGAGCTGGCTGGACGTGGGCACGCGCGACGCCGGCTTCCCGGAAACGGCGCGGGAACTCTTCCCGTACACGTCCTTCGATGGCCTGGACCCCACCCCGCTGGTGGTGCGGGCACGCACGGCGGACCGCATCGAAGAGGCCTACGTGGGCAACCTGCCGGACCCGCACATCACGACCATCCTCCGCGGACGCTACGACGTGGTCAGCCTCCTCAACCATCTCCACCACACGTCCGACCCCCGAGCGGAACTCCAGGCCGCGCTCACGCTTCTCCGCAAAGGGGGCCACCTGGTGATCGAGACCCCCGACCCGCGGTCCGCGCTCGCCACCCTCCTGGGCAGGCGGTG contains:
- a CDS encoding leucyl aminopeptidase; amino-acid sequence: MTALTLSTAAAPGLRADAIVIGVAKGAKGPVVAPGAEAVDKAYDGRLAGVLETLGASGAEGEVTKLPAPSGFKAPLVVAVGLGAEPEKDAQFDGETLRKAAGTAARALAGSKKAAFALPLTDAADAGAVAEGALLGAYSFDTYKENGKSGKDAKNGKAPLAEVALLGGKPRDKAYKAAVERATAVSEELNRARDLINTPPNDLNPESFAAVAQTAAKEHGIKAQVLDVKALEKGGYGGILGVGVGSAAGPRLVKLSYTHAKAKKHLAFVGKGITYDSGGISLKPAGHNETMKCDMSGAAAVFGAVVAAARLGLEVNVTGWLALAENMPSGTATRPGDVLRMYSGKTVEVLNTDAEGRLVLADALWAASEEKPDALVDVATLTGAMVLALGNRTFGVMANDEAFRTAVVEAAEEVGEASWPMPLPDHLRKGMDSPTADIANMGERMGGGLVAGLFLREFVGEGITWAHIDIAGPAFNEQGPFGYTPKGGTGSAVRTLVRLAELTAAGDLG
- a CDS encoding RDD family protein, with product MPKLRRTAAWLIDFALVVALATGLAVLTFHRISALVTDVPELAAHSGFDLLTSRGDVIDASENLGLSVWNKSVLYVEQAFGLLIVVTFLYQWASLTFLGRTLGKALTGLKVTPRAGRRAALRAAVTTTADVVVYALACVLLIEGQFMLSMLVWALAVAVFFCNALPVLGTNCRSLADRLAGTEVTGLGLGTSGTPQPAVGTYSNAPHGW
- a CDS encoding adenosylcobinamide-GDP ribazoletransferase, translating into MPRTLPLHGLRFAFGTLTVLPVKVVRWDREAARGGMVCAPLAGVVVGGAAAGVGLLLVVLGAAPLLAAVATVAVPAVLTRGLHLDGLADTADGLGSGKPAEDALRIMKQSDIGPFGVITLVFVLLAQVAALTEAYDGSWARGAFAAVVSATVGRLALTTAARAGVPAARPEGLGAAVAGVVPVRGAVLVALAVTGVVAGAGAAFGAYGLVQAGAAVALALCAAELLLRHCVRRFGGVTGDVFGGLEETAATAALVVLSLG
- the cobT gene encoding nicotinate-nucleotide--dimethylbenzimidazole phosphoribosyltransferase, whose translation is MSSLNLDDFTDLIERPDGGVRRDAEARRERQIVPPGALGRLDDLGEWLAAAQSAVPVRPIEQPRVMLFAGDHGVAGLGVSARPAGSAGALVREVLEGGRPVSVLARRLGVPVRVVDMALDCDPETLPDEVVRHRVRRGSGRIDVEDALTAEEAEAAFLAGVAVADEEADSGTDLVVLGDVSVGGTTVAGVLVAALCGTDASVVTGRGGLAIDDLAWMRKCAAIRDALRRARPVLGDQLQLLATVGGADLAAMTGFLLQSAVRKTPVILDGVVAAACALVGQRIAFRAPDWWLAAHSSGEPGQAKALDRMALEPLLDQGVTVGEGAGALLALPLVQAAAALAAELPEKAEEAEEPEEAQEAEKAADE
- a CDS encoding class I SAM-dependent methyltransferase; translated protein: MPPARRDDCPWCGSKLLRARTRTVDECQDCAHVFQNPQRPVEERLLEEHVKPCSATRRQHLLTARAMLRLRPEPESWLDVGTRDAGFPETARELFPYTSFDGLDPTPLVVRARTADRIEEAYVGNLPDPHITTILRGRYDVVSLLNHLHHTSDPRAELQAALTLLRKGGHLVIETPDPRSALATLLGRRWRPQTHPGHTHLIPLDNLRTELESRGCTLSPPLSRTRFSTTYRLIARKS